The DNA segment CTGTGCGGGATGTTCCGCAACCTGGGCGAGGTCCTGGTGGCCGCCTACTTTCCTCGCGAATACGCGCGGATCCTCCAACAGATGGAGCAGCGCGGTTCGGGGCAGGCGGCCGCGGCATTCGATGTGTTGGGGTTCCCGTTCGAGGACCTCGGGGAGGCCATGGCGCGCAACTGGGGGATGCCCGATCGCGTGGTGGCCGGGATCCGGTCGGCGGGGCCGCAGGCGTCGGACGACGCGCTGGTCATCACGGCGTTCGCGCACGAACTCACGACGGCGGTCTATCGCCGCGACGTGGACACGTCTCGCGATGGTGTCTCGGAGGTGCTCGCCCGCTACGCGCGGCGCCTCAAGCTTGGTCGCGACGAGGTCGCCGGGGTGCTGCAGTCGGCGCTGCGCGAGACCAAGGCGACCTTCGCCTGTGCCAACGTCACGCTCGACGGACTCACGCTGCGCACGCAGCAACTCGCGGCGTTCGCGGCGCTCGGCACGCCTGACCATCCCGGCACCGACGAGGAGACGAGCGCCGACCGTGGTGGTGAAGCGGGGGCAGTCGAGGACAGCGTGCGCGAGGCGAGCACCGCGAGTTCGATCGTTCCGCTCGCGCAGCTCCGCCTCGAGTTGCGCGGCGAAGTCGAGCGGATGGCGATGCCCGGCTCGGGTGAAGAGCTGAGCCGAGTCATCCTCATGGCCCTCGAGGCGGCGTTTCGCGGAGGACCCTTCCATCGCGTCGTCCTGTGCCTGATGACGACCGATCACCGGCAGCTGAAGGCGCGCTACGGACTCGGCGCCGGGGTCGAGTCGATGCTCGACAAGTTCACCTGCGACCTCGACTCGCGGTCCAGCCCGATCGCCCTGGCGGTCGTTAGGCGCGTGGGTGTGTGCCTCCCGCTGGAGCGGGACTTCTCACCGACCGAGTGGCGCTTCGCCCAGACGTTCGCGGCCGCGAGCTACGTCGTGGTGCCGCTGGTGGTGGCCGGCCAGGCGATCGGTGGCCTGTACTGCGACCGCGTCGCAGGCGACGCCGTTCCCGATGCGGCCACGGTGGGCTACGTGCGTGCGGTGTGCGAGGGGGTGCAGCGCGGGATCACCGCGCGCAACGCCGACGCGCACGGCCACGGGTTCCATACGGCGGAGTTCAAGCGCGACGCGGTGCTGCGCCTCTTCGCCGGCGACCGACTCGAGGACGTGGCGACGTCACTCGCCGTGGAGGCGGAGACGCTCGACGTCTGGCGCCGCGAGTTCCTCGAGGGGGCGATGGCCCGGCTCAGCCAGTAAGCTCGCCGTCGGCGCGAGCCGCGCCTCACGCGCCGTGCGCCGTTGGCCACGCACGCGCGCCTTCCGCGCCTCCTCTTCGCGCGTGCGGGGCGGCGCCGTGGTGCGCAGCGCCTGGATCAACCGGCGCGCCGCCGCCTCCACCTCGTCGACGGCCACGTTGAACGCCGCTTCGTTTGCGCGCGACGGCCTGGTGGTTCCGCTGAGCTTGCGCACGAACTGGAGCGCCGACGCCCGGATCTCGTCAGGCGTGGCGGGCGGCTCGAAGTTCGCCAGCGTCTTGATGTTGCGGCACACGGCGGGGCGGGCGACGAGTGGTGGGGGCTAGCGGGATCCGCCGACGCGAATGGCTGCGCCGGCGTAGAGCGCGAAGACGCCGTTCTTCGCCGACTGCTTCACGTTGGCGATGTCGAAGTCGGCGACGTTGGAGACGCCGAAGCTGTAGCGCGCCCCCCCGCTCAGGACGAGCGGTCCGAGGTCGAAGTCGAGCCCCGCCCCCATGGTTCCGCCCACGTCGACGGTCTTGGTGCTGACGCCCGGGATGTCGTCGCAGCTTCCGGAGGTCCCCTTCACCTTGCAGTCGATCTTGAAGCCGAGGTAGGGACCGGCGTACAGGTGCGGGTGCACCGTCCCCTCGGTCTTCGGCTGCAACCGCAGCATGATCGGGACCTCGATGTAGTCCAGCTGCAATCCCTCGGCGGTGCTGTTGGTCCCCTTGGCCCCCTTGCTCACGAGCAGCAGCTCCGACTGCATGGTGAAGAGTCCGCTCGACGAGCTGACGTTCGAGATGCCACCGATGAGGCCCGTTCGCGAGTCGAGGCCATCAATGCCGCGGAGCGTGGAGAACGTGGCGCCGACGATGGCGCCGATGTGCCCGCCCTGGGCGCGTGCGGTGGCGAATGGCGCCAGCGAGGCGAGGAGGACCGACGCGAGGACAAGGGAGGCGAGGCGCGCGACGGTGCGCAGGCGGCATGACGGCATGGCATCGACCAGCGAAAGGGTGAGGGAACGGCTCGGGGATCCTCGGGCAAGCTAGGTGCGGCGCGCGAGGGCGGCAAAGGGCACCGTTTCCCAACGCACCGGCGTTGCGCCTCGCGACATACGGCTGCGGTTGCCAGCGCTACTGCGCCCGCACCTTGCCGCGCGCCTTCGTCACGATGTCCCTAACTTCACGAAGCAACGTGGGGCCGTGGTAGGTGAAGCCATCACGGATAGTCCACTCCACCCCGCCGGTGCGCACGATCTTGCCGTTGCGCACGGCGTCGGTCCCAGTGGGATACAGTACCTTGAGATCCTCGAGCGGGTTCCCGTTCACGATGATGAGGTCGGCGAGCCACCCCTGCCGCACGCGCCCGATCTCCATCTCCTTGCCCAGGACCTTGGCCCCATTGCTGGTGGCGTGCTGGATGATCTTGAGCGGCTGGAAGCCCGCCTCCTGGTGCAACTCGAGCGATCGCACGAAGCCCCAGCCATACATCTGGTAGATGAAGCCGGCGTCGTCGCCGACGGCGATCGTCCCGCCCAATCGCTCAAAGTCGCGAAGCGTGCGGAACCAGATCTGGTAGTTCTCCTTCCAGAAGGCCTCGTCGACCGACGTCCAGCCGATGAAGTAGGAGCCGTGATTGAGCGGGTTGGGCTTGAAGAACTCCTCCAGCGTGGGGTGCAGGTAGTCCTGATACCACGGCGTGGTTTGCGCGCGCTGCAGGTCTCGGCTCGCTTCGTAGATGTTGAGCGTCGGGACCCAGGCGACGTTCGACTTCACCATCCCGGCGAGCACTTCCTTGAGGCGGGACGGATCGGCCTCGCGCCACAGGCGCCCGGCGTAGCGGAAGCGGTGCACCTCGTCGGAGTAGTTGAACTCGGGTGGGAAGTGCTGCACGCCGTCGACGATCGCGGCATCGGGGATGCCATACCAGTGCTCGATGGTCGTCGTGCCGAACTTGATGTCGTCCCACGCGTTGGTCTCCTCGACCGCCGAGTGGTGTGCGACGCGCAGCCCGACCTTGTGGGCCTCGTCCAGCATCGCTTCCATCACATCGCGCTTGGTGCCGAGGATCTTGATGCCGTCGGCTCCCATCGCCTTCAGTTGCTGGACCTTGGCGCGTGCCTCGGCTGGCGTGTTAGGCGCCGGGGGAATGTTGAACATCGGATAGTGGAAGATGCGCGGCCCCTCCATCTGCCCGGCGTTGATCCGGTCGCGCATGGGGATCGTCTTGCGCGAGTCGCTGCCGACGTCGCGCACGCTGGTGATGCCCGAGGCGAGCCAGATCTTGAGTTCGTACTCCTGCTCCTGCGGTGTGCCGCCACGCTCGTCCTGCACGTGGGCATGCGCATTCACGAAACCGGGGAGGACGTACTTTCCGCGGGCGTCGATCTCGACGCCGCCGGTGGGGCGATTGCTCTTCCCCCCGATCGCATTGAGGATCGCGTCGTCACCCGACGGGACGATCTGCGTGATGCGGTTGTTGTCGATCACGATGTCCCACGGCCCCGACGCGGGTGTCCCCATCCCGTCGATCACGAGCGCGTTGCGGATGATCAGGCGGGCGTTGCGCTTGCCGTGCAGCGCCGGCGCCTGCGCGCCAAGCGAGACGGCCGCCGCAAGGGAGAGCGAGGCGAGGACGAGAGATCGCGCGAGTCGGGACATGAGGCGTGGGCGGGGATCGGATGCATGCAGCGAGGACACGAGTCGGGAAGGTCGACATCGTGGGGAGACGGTTCGTAACCTCGGACAGCGTGGGCAGGGGCGCAAGGCGACGGCTGGCGCCGGTGGCGCACGCGCTGCGCCCCGCCCGGTCGATCGGCTACAGTCCGTCGCTTCCCACGATCAGCCGCATGAAGAAGCCCACCGACGCGGCGAAGTCGCGCGTCGCGACGCGTTCGTTGACACCATGCACGCGCGCGCGATCACCGTCCCCCAAGGGGATGGGAAGAAATCGATAGACCCGATTGCTGTGTGGCCCCCAGTACTTGGCGTCGGTTCCGCCCATCACGAGGTACGGGATCACGGGGACCTGCGTTCCCGGGGTCATGCCACCAATGGCGCGCGCAATCAGCGTGTAGGCCGGATCCTGCACCGACGAGACCTGCGAGGGGTCGACGCCGACCGAGTCCAGGCGCTCCACGCGCACGCCGGAATCGGCGACGACCTGCGTCACGCGTGCCATCACCGTCGTCACGGTCTCGCCGGGGCGGATGCGAAAGTTCACGACGGCGCTCGCCTCGGGCGGCAGGACGTTGTCCTTGATCCCCGCCGAGAGCATGGTGGGCGCGATGGTGGTGTGCAGGAGCGCGGCGCCCATCGGGTTGGATTGCAGGACGCGCGTGAGGATGGGCGCGGTGATCCACAGGTTGCCGCTCACGAGACGCTCGCGAAACGACTGGTAGGGGGCCATGGCCTCGATCATGCCGCGTGTGGGGCCGTCGAGGGACGCGGGGAACGGGTTCGCTTCGAGTCGTGCGACCGCCTGGCTCAGCGCGCCGACGGCGGTGCGGTCGGTCGGCATCGAGGAGTGCCCTCCCTCCGCCGTCGCCGTCAGCCGCAAGCTCACGTAGCCCTTTTCCGCGATGCCGACGATCGCCGCGACCTGCTCGAGGCCGGGGATCATGCGTGCCCCCATGAACCCCCCTTCGTCGAGCACGAGTGCCGGCTTGACCCCTCGCGCCACGAGCTGGTCGACGATACGGCGGGCGCCGTATCGCCCGCCCACTTCCTCGTCATGTCCGAAGGTGAGGTAGATCGTGCGCTTGGGGGTGTGCCCCGCACGCAGCAGTCCCTCGACCGCCTCGAGCACCGCGATGACCGTCGACTTGTCGTCGATCGCGCCGCGTCCCCACACGTAGCCGCCGGCGGTGTCACCGGAAAACGGCGCGTGCTCCCAGTCGCGGAGGTTGGGTTCGGGGACCGGGACGACGTCGACATGCCCCATCAGCACGACCGGGGCCAGCGTGCTGTCGCTTCCCTTCCATGTGTAGACCAGGCTGAGTCCGGCCACGAGCTCTCGCGTGAGCGCAGCATGCACGCGCGGAAAGGCGGCCTGGAGGTACTGGTGCAGCCCCAGAAAGGCGGCGGTGTCGATGGGGCCGCCCGAGGCGAGCGACACGGTGGGGAAGCGTACGGCTTCCGCCAGATGCAACGCCGCCGCCGCGGTGTCGATCGCCGGGATGGCGATCGCCGTGCCGGTGGTGGCGGCGGGCGTCGCGATGCGCAGCGCGCGCGCCGCCATGGTGCCGAAGAGGACGACGACGGCGAGGGCGACGACCGAAGCGAGGCGTTTCATCTGGGAGGGGAGGATGGGCGCGGCCGAGTGGCGCGACGCGAGGGCGATGCGTACCCCCGCGTCGTGCAACCTGATGGCGGGACGCTGGCGGCGGAAGTGACGGGCGCGGGGCCATCACCCCCTAGCGCACGACGATCCGTCGACTCCACCGTGCGCCGTTGCCGCCTGTGGGGAGGGAGAGGATCCACTCACCCGCCGATGGCGCGGTGAAGGCGAAGTCGTACGTCTCCCCGACGTCGACCAGCACGTCGGCCTTTCGCACCGCGCGTTGCGAAGCCGGGAGGTCGGCGCCGTCCTTGGCGATCGGGCGCCACTCCGCGAGCACGCTGTCACGCGTGAGCGTGAACTGCGCCGCCTCGGCCGCCCCGATGTTGATGAAGCGCAGTCGATGCGTGTCGCCCACGCGCATCTCGATGGCGGGCGAGTGCGCCGAGTCGCCGTTCACCAGCAGGCGCATCTGGTCGCGATAGCTGTCCCACCCCACGATGTGCACGTGGTCGGTGCGGGGATCGAAGACGGTCCCCGGTTCGAGGACGACGATCGGGCCGTACATCCCCGAGGTCAGCTGCTCCTGGTCGCGCAGGTGGGTGTGGTAGATGAAGGTCCCGGCCTTCGGCGTGCTCAATCGCGCGGTGAAGACCTCCCCCGGCAGAACCGGGGGCGACGACATGCCGGAGGTCACCCCCCACCCGGCCACACCATCCGAATAACTCTCGAGCTCCAATCCGTGCCAGTGCACCGACGTGGCCTCGCGGAGGCGATTGTGCACGCGCACGTCGGTCGGCTGGCCGCGCGTGAGCACGAGCAGCGAGCCGGGAATCTCGGTGGAGTCGTGCGCGGGGGGCGTGGCGCCACGCTGTAGGACGAAGCTCAGCGTGCGATCGGCATGCCCGCGTTTGGCTCCCTCCTGCACGAACAGGTCGAGCTCGCGTGGCGAGACGCGCGCCTCGCGTTCGGTGACCCCCGGCGGCATCGTGGCCTCGATGCCGAGCACCAGTCCCGCCATGTGCTGCGCGGGATCGGTCGATTCCGCGTCGTGATCATCGTGCGCCAGAGGAACGACGCGCG comes from the Gemmatimonadota bacterium genome and includes:
- a CDS encoding PorT family protein, which translates into the protein MPSCRLRTVARLASLVLASVLLASLAPFATARAQGGHIGAIVGATFSTLRGIDGLDSRTGLIGGISNVSSSSGLFTMQSELLLVSKGAKGTNSTAEGLQLDYIEVPIMLRLQPKTEGTVHPHLYAGPYLGFKIDCKVKGTSGSCDDIPGVSTKTVDVGGTMGAGLDFDLGPLVLSGGARYSFGVSNVADFDIANVKQSAKNGVFALYAGAAIRVGGSR
- a CDS encoding HDOD domain-containing protein; the encoded protein is MKAPLPPASDSPPPAPPSAPVPAEPSPVEIRLKQILADVDFPAISTEALEALKQVPDDETSIQRLANIVLREYALTVKVLRTANSAHYRRSDQHIRSAAHAMLLLGAGTVRNLAASLLLFEHYRKRSPGLKELMLLSLLTANHAREVAMLRDLPDPEEANLCGMFRNLGEVLVAAYFPREYARILQQMEQRGSGQAAAAFDVLGFPFEDLGEAMARNWGMPDRVVAGIRSAGPQASDDALVITAFAHELTTAVYRRDVDTSRDGVSEVLARYARRLKLGRDEVAGVLQSALRETKATFACANVTLDGLTLRTQQLAAFAALGTPDHPGTDEETSADRGGEAGAVEDSVREASTASSIVPLAQLRLELRGEVERMAMPGSGEELSRVILMALEAAFRGGPFHRVVLCLMTTDHRQLKARYGLGAGVESMLDKFTCDLDSRSSPIALAVVRRVGVCLPLERDFSPTEWRFAQTFAAASYVVVPLVVAGQAIGGLYCDRVAGDAVPDAATVGYVRAVCEGVQRGITARNADAHGHGFHTAEFKRDAVLRLFAGDRLEDVATSLAVEAETLDVWRREFLEGAMARLSQ
- a CDS encoding DUF2277 domain-containing protein, with protein sequence MCRNIKTLANFEPPATPDEIRASALQFVRKLSGTTRPSRANEAAFNVAVDEVEAAARRLIQALRTTAPPRTREEEARKARVRGQRRTAREARLAPTASLLAEPGHRPLEELAAPDVERLRLHGE
- a CDS encoding amidohydrolase family protein produces the protein MSRLARSLVLASLSLAAAVSLGAQAPALHGKRNARLIIRNALVIDGMGTPASGPWDIVIDNNRITQIVPSGDDAILNAIGGKSNRPTGGVEIDARGKYVLPGFVNAHAHVQDERGGTPQEQEYELKIWLASGITSVRDVGSDSRKTIPMRDRINAGQMEGPRIFHYPMFNIPPAPNTPAEARAKVQQLKAMGADGIKILGTKRDVMEAMLDEAHKVGLRVAHHSAVEETNAWDDIKFGTTTIEHWYGIPDAAIVDGVQHFPPEFNYSDEVHRFRYAGRLWREADPSRLKEVLAGMVKSNVAWVPTLNIYEASRDLQRAQTTPWYQDYLHPTLEEFFKPNPLNHGSYFIGWTSVDEAFWKENYQIWFRTLRDFERLGGTIAVGDDAGFIYQMYGWGFVRSLELHQEAGFQPLKIIQHATSNGAKVLGKEMEIGRVRQGWLADLIIVNGNPLEDLKVLYPTGTDAVRNGKIVRTGGVEWTIRDGFTYHGPTLLREVRDIVTKARGKVRAQ
- a CDS encoding multicopper oxidase domain-containing protein, with amino-acid sequence MYSPRGGLGLLPAGLLPAGLLAAALLATATLAATRPTRAVAAVSPNDNTRPAGVVRRDTLHLRLVVQLADWTPEAPDGPVLRVAAFAEEGGAPQVPAPLIRVRAGTIVSASVHNALADSAITLFGLTTRPAARDSIILQPGEARTLTFAAGAAGTYYYRARIGNPSDLVEYDQAGGAFIVDPPEGSVPDRVFVLNIWGQPLDSIRYSNALTINGKSWPWTERLSVVVGDTVRWRVINATGRPHPMHLHGAYFRVDSKGTSFSDTTYTAEQRRLVVTEAMSARQTMLVSWSPVRPGRWLFHCHINFHVTASDARVVPLAHDDHDAESTDPAQHMAGLVLGIEATMPPGVTEREARVSPRELDLFVQEGAKRGHADRTLSFVLQRGATPPAHDSTEIPGSLLVLTRGQPTDVRVHNRLREATSVHWHGLELESYSDGVAGWGVTSGMSSPPVLPGEVFTARLSTPKAGTFIYHTHLRDQEQLTSGMYGPIVVLEPGTVFDPRTDHVHIVGWDSYRDQMRLLVNGDSAHSPAIEMRVGDTHRLRFINIGAAEAAQFTLTRDSVLAEWRPIAKDGADLPASQRAVRKADVLVDVGETYDFAFTAPSAGEWILSLPTGGNGARWSRRIVVR
- a CDS encoding M20/M25/M40 family metallo-hydrolase, whose product is MKRLASVVALAVVVLFGTMAARALRIATPAATTGTAIAIPAIDTAAAALHLAEAVRFPTVSLASGGPIDTAAFLGLHQYLQAAFPRVHAALTRELVAGLSLVYTWKGSDSTLAPVVLMGHVDVVPVPEPNLRDWEHAPFSGDTAGGYVWGRGAIDDKSTVIAVLEAVEGLLRAGHTPKRTIYLTFGHDEEVGGRYGARRIVDQLVARGVKPALVLDEGGFMGARMIPGLEQVAAIVGIAEKGYVSLRLTATAEGGHSSMPTDRTAVGALSQAVARLEANPFPASLDGPTRGMIEAMAPYQSFRERLVSGNLWITAPILTRVLQSNPMGAALLHTTIAPTMLSAGIKDNVLPPEASAVVNFRIRPGETVTTVMARVTQVVADSGVRVERLDSVGVDPSQVSSVQDPAYTLIARAIGGMTPGTQVPVIPYLVMGGTDAKYWGPHSNRVYRFLPIPLGDGDRARVHGVNERVATRDFAASVGFFMRLIVGSDGL